In the Clostridia bacterium genome, one interval contains:
- the hydA gene encoding dihydropyrimidinase, whose protein sequence is MDIIIKNGTVITARDTYAADIAVKDGKVVMIGQHIDAEGAEVIDAAGKYILPGAIDAHTHLQMPFGGTTSADSYEGGTRAAACGGVTTVFDFVIQRKGQGLIEAVEGRKSLCAPQACVDYAFHTAITDLTPAVLEEFGASAEYGVPSFKLFMVYKKEGMMVDDGVLAAALEKSKETGTLVQVHAENPDLIDMRIAKFLAEGKTSAWYHYESRPEFVEAEADKRAIHWAKAFNAPLYIVHLANADGMNEVTKARDEGYEIYAETCPQYLHFTNEVYKREDGRNWVCSPPIKGKESQDALWDGIKRGDIDTVATDHCPFQSYEKDWGKENFTKIPNGCMGIENLYPYMLSEANKGRITFNKVVELCSANVARIFGCAPEKGTVAVGTDADLVIYDPNKEFVVSKNNMHSDVDHTIWEGVELKGYPVMTFSRGKLVFNDGEFVGEPGWGKFVKCRPRK, encoded by the coding sequence ATGGATATCATCATTAAGAATGGCACAGTTATAACGGCAAGGGATACATATGCCGCAGATATTGCAGTTAAAGACGGCAAGGTTGTAATGATAGGTCAGCACATTGATGCCGAAGGAGCAGAAGTGATTGACGCTGCGGGAAAGTATATACTGCCTGGAGCTATTGATGCGCATACTCATTTACAGATGCCTTTCGGAGGGACTACATCTGCCGACAGTTATGAAGGCGGAACACGTGCTGCTGCTTGTGGCGGTGTTACAACAGTGTTTGATTTCGTAATTCAGAGGAAAGGTCAGGGTTTGATTGAAGCTGTTGAAGGAAGGAAATCATTATGTGCACCACAAGCATGTGTAGACTATGCCTTCCATACGGCTATAACTGATCTTACACCGGCGGTGCTGGAGGAGTTCGGAGCTTCTGCCGAATATGGGGTACCAAGCTTCAAGCTTTTTATGGTCTATAAAAAAGAAGGAATGATGGTAGATGACGGAGTATTAGCTGCAGCATTGGAAAAGTCCAAAGAGACTGGAACTCTGGTTCAGGTGCATGCAGAAAATCCGGATCTCATTGATATGAGAATTGCAAAATTTCTTGCAGAAGGAAAAACCTCTGCTTGGTATCACTATGAGAGCCGTCCTGAATTTGTAGAAGCTGAGGCTGATAAGCGTGCCATTCATTGGGCAAAAGCTTTCAATGCACCTCTTTATATAGTTCACCTTGCTAATGCGGATGGCATGAACGAAGTCACAAAGGCCAGGGATGAAGGCTATGAGATATATGCAGAAACCTGCCCGCAGTATCTGCACTTCACAAACGAAGTTTACAAGCGTGAAGATGGCAGAAATTGGGTATGTTCGCCTCCAATAAAAGGGAAAGAAAGTCAGGATGCATTGTGGGATGGCATAAAGCGTGGAGATATCGATACAGTCGCAACTGACCACTGCCCCTTCCAATCCTATGAGAAGGATTGGGGGAAAGAGAATTTCACTAAAATTCCAAACGGCTGCATGGGTATAGAAAACCTTTATCCGTATATGCTTAGCGAAGCAAACAAAGGCCGTATAACCTTCAACAAAGTAGTTGAATTATGCTCTGCAAATGTTGCCAGAATCTTCGGGTGTGCTCCTGAAAAGGGTACAGTTGCAGTCGGCACAGATGCTGACCTGGTAATATACGATCCGAATAAGGAGTTTGTTGTTTCAAAGAATAACATGCACTCTGACGTTGACCATACAATTTGGGAAGGGGTAGAGCTAAAAGGATATCCGGTAATGACATTCTCACGCGGCAAGCTTGTCTTCAATGACGGTGAGTTTGTAGGTGAGCCAGGTTGGGGCAAGTTTGTAAAATGCCGACCCCGCAAATAA
- a CDS encoding tetratricopeptide repeat protein: MKLTADNITVMSEHQQISDNVELVTKNIREYKKEDDLAVLENLKDLCIKESMTVEIAKMYRNIGMYHFYTNNFGNAIISMQLAVDLLRRENCTSLLIEYYSELGLVYFYNHEYLYSKRYYEDAEELLLQASDMNKNIIYSHYLRYGILLSNMQDYFRSKLKLEKALLFAEDDKDTGLVIMNIGLLFKRQKDLKAALRYYSKALCLMDENNIKTKGIVYNNIAEVYKILGQYGKALSYIDKAFNCITDNDLSRMFIFFNTFTEIKILIGERESVLDEFLGLLARVKDFHLYKSLIIEGIRNMIVIGCEDRNILKRLEDAIVKLIESNTYDNEEYIKELKVCLGNIRLSVRELKN, encoded by the coding sequence TTGAAACTGACAGCAGATAATATTACAGTTATGTCAGAGCACCAACAAATATCAGATAACGTTGAACTAGTCACAAAAAATATCAGAGAGTATAAGAAGGAAGACGATCTCGCTGTTTTGGAAAACTTAAAAGACCTTTGCATAAAGGAAAGTATGACAGTAGAAATAGCAAAAATGTATAGGAATATTGGTATGTACCATTTCTATACAAACAATTTTGGCAATGCAATAATATCAATGCAGTTGGCTGTAGATCTGCTGAGAAGGGAAAACTGTACAAGCCTGCTTATCGAATACTATTCTGAGTTAGGGCTGGTGTATTTCTATAATCATGAGTACTTATATTCCAAAAGATATTATGAGGATGCTGAAGAACTCCTTCTGCAAGCTTCTGATATGAATAAGAATATAATATATTCTCACTATTTAAGATATGGGATACTGCTCAGCAATATGCAAGATTATTTCCGCTCAAAATTAAAACTCGAAAAGGCATTGCTGTTTGCAGAAGACGATAAGGATACTGGATTGGTAATAATGAACATCGGTCTTTTGTTTAAAAGGCAGAAGGATTTAAAAGCTGCTCTCAGGTATTACAGTAAAGCACTTTGCCTGATGGATGAAAATAATATTAAGACAAAGGGCATAGTGTACAACAATATTGCAGAGGTTTATAAGATACTTGGTCAGTATGGGAAGGCGCTTAGTTATATTGATAAAGCGTTTAACTGCATAACGGACAATGATCTGTCCAGGATGTTCATCTTCTTCAATACATTTACAGAAATCAAGATATTAATAGGGGAAAGAGAATCAGTACTTGATGAGTTTCTGGGACTTTTGGCCAGGGTAAAGGATTTTCACCTGTATAAAAGCCTTATAATAGAAGGTATAAGAAATATGATTGTGATAGGGTGTGAGGACAGGAATATACTTAAAAGACTTGAAGATGCCATAGTTAAGCTTATAGAGAGTAATACTTATGATAATGAGGAATATATAAAAGAACTTAAGGTATGCCTTGGAAATATACGATTATCTGTTAGAGAACTGAAAAACTAA
- a CDS encoding aminopeptidase, producing the protein MKDQRLSKLADVLLEHSLNVREGENVVIRSGYLAKPLIDEFYKKSIDKGANAFVHILDDVHKKYLMENASGKQLKNANVLYEDIYKKADAVLVIEAPENTKYLSNVDPKKNMENNKTLAPVLKEITSKRWVLTNYPVEAFAQDACMSLEEYEDFMFDAVLVDYKKMDQEMDKIINVFDASDSIRIVGRDTDLTFSIRGRKGTKCSGQNNVPDGEVYYAPVTNSANGYIYYEFPAIRYGNQVDGARLEFKDGKIVSAKADINEQFLNQMLDVDEGARYLGEFGIGLNYGIKKFIKNILFDEKIGGTIHLAAGNAYEHSGGDNRSVLHWDMIKELRDVGEIYADGKLVQKNGIYLF; encoded by the coding sequence ATGAAGGATCAAAGGCTTAGTAAACTAGCAGATGTGCTATTGGAGCACTCTTTAAATGTCAGAGAGGGCGAGAATGTAGTTATACGCTCCGGATATCTTGCAAAGCCTCTTATTGATGAGTTTTACAAGAAATCAATCGACAAAGGCGCAAATGCGTTTGTCCATATATTAGATGACGTCCATAAGAAATACCTGATGGAAAACGCAAGCGGGAAACAGCTTAAAAATGCTAATGTGCTTTATGAGGATATTTATAAGAAGGCGGATGCTGTACTGGTAATAGAAGCCCCAGAGAATACCAAGTACCTCTCAAATGTTGACCCAAAGAAGAATATGGAGAACAATAAAACCCTTGCCCCTGTGCTTAAGGAAATAACGAGCAAAAGATGGGTTCTGACAAACTATCCTGTTGAGGCCTTTGCACAGGATGCCTGTATGTCATTGGAGGAATATGAAGATTTCATGTTTGATGCTGTACTGGTAGACTATAAGAAGATGGATCAGGAAATGGACAAAATTATCAATGTGTTTGATGCATCGGATTCTATTAGAATAGTAGGCCGTGATACAGACCTGACCTTCAGCATACGAGGGAGGAAAGGTACGAAATGCAGCGGTCAGAACAACGTACCTGATGGAGAGGTATACTATGCTCCAGTCACAAACTCCGCAAATGGATATATCTATTACGAGTTCCCTGCAATCAGATATGGCAATCAGGTAGATGGTGCAAGACTGGAATTCAAGGATGGGAAAATAGTCAGTGCAAAAGCTGACATAAATGAACAATTCTTAAACCAGATGCTTGATGTCGATGAAGGCGCAAGATATCTGGGAGAGTTTGGAATAGGATTGAATTACGGTATAAAGAAATTTATAAAGAATATACTGTTTGACGAGAAAATAGGTGGAACCATACATCTTGCAGCCGGAAATGCCTATGAGCATTCAGGCGGGGATAACCGTTCAGTCCTTCATTGGGATATGATCAAAGAACTGCGAGATGTCGGAGAGATATATGCAGATGGTAAGCTAGTCCAGAAAAACGGAATATACCTTTTCTAA
- a CDS encoding Zn-dependent hydrolase: MLTCSKDRAQNKLETFAKFGDAGHGGITRFSLSEEALQARAEFVKRMKAAGAEIVTDDMANMYATLPGTEAGLQRIVMASHVDSVRNGGNYDGILGVITAMEVVETIALEKVPHRHPITAMIWTNEEGSLYPPAMMSSGVICGKFDKAKMLASKSAEGKTFGEALKQSGYAGDEANRLNSKDYMAMLELHIEQGPVLEAEKKQIGVVEGVVGMVNYRIRTYGQTDHAGTTPMPYRRDALLAAASALKYLHAELDKLDSNLVYTTGEILCHPCIHTCIPDLVDFSLDARHKDPEVIKQVVEIIKNMPKEFDKCEVKYQEAWARKTIEFNEELVGFVQKSADAYGYTSKKMYSGAGHDAQYVADMMPTTMIFVPSKDGHSHCEPEFTSVEECWRGINVALQTVLEIDKK, from the coding sequence ATGCTAACTTGCAGCAAAGACAGAGCACAAAACAAATTAGAAACTTTTGCTAAATTTGGCGATGCCGGACATGGCGGTATCACAAGATTTTCTTTGTCAGAAGAAGCGCTTCAGGCAAGAGCAGAATTCGTTAAGCGAATGAAGGCGGCTGGTGCTGAAATCGTAACCGATGATATGGCGAATATGTATGCAACTCTACCCGGAACAGAAGCAGGTCTTCAAAGGATCGTAATGGCATCACATGTTGATTCTGTTAGAAATGGCGGCAACTACGATGGTATTCTTGGAGTTATAACAGCAATGGAAGTAGTTGAAACAATTGCTTTAGAAAAGGTTCCTCATAGGCATCCGATCACAGCTATGATTTGGACCAACGAAGAAGGATCACTTTATCCACCGGCAATGATGTCCTCAGGTGTTATTTGCGGTAAGTTTGACAAGGCTAAGATGCTGGCTTCAAAAAGTGCTGAAGGAAAAACCTTCGGCGAGGCTTTGAAACAGAGCGGATATGCAGGCGACGAAGCGAACAGACTCAATTCTAAAGACTACATGGCCATGTTAGAGCTGCATATTGAGCAGGGTCCTGTACTTGAAGCTGAAAAGAAGCAAATTGGTGTTGTAGAGGGCGTTGTAGGAATGGTTAACTACAGAATCAGGACTTATGGACAGACTGACCACGCAGGAACTACGCCAATGCCATACAGAAGAGATGCCCTTTTGGCTGCCGCCTCTGCCCTAAAGTATTTACATGCAGAGCTTGACAAGCTTGATAGTAATCTCGTTTACACAACAGGCGAAATCCTTTGCCATCCATGTATACACACTTGTATTCCCGACTTGGTTGACTTCTCATTGGATGCAAGACATAAGGATCCCGAAGTCATTAAACAGGTTGTGGAAATTATCAAGAATATGCCTAAGGAATTTGACAAGTGTGAAGTGAAGTATCAGGAAGCGTGGGCACGTAAAACAATTGAATTCAACGAAGAATTAGTTGGTTTCGTTCAGAAGAGTGCAGATGCATATGGCTATACAAGTAAAAAAATGTACAGTGGAGCAGGACATGATGCACAGTATGTTGCTGACATGATGCCTACTACTATGATTTTCGTTCCAAGTAAGGATGGACACAGCCACTGCGAACCGGAATTCACATCTGTTGAGGAGTGCTGGAGAGGTATAAACGTAGCTCTGCAGACAGTTTTGGAGATTGATAAGAAATAA
- a CDS encoding NCS1 family nucleobase:cation symporter-1: MAGKVKTQREVNGLFELTDNARKNLKNNPYYNDDLAPTKLSERTWGTYHIAALWIGMSVCIPTYMMASSLMAAGLSWLQAIINIALGNLIILIPMQLNSHAGTKYGIPYPVFARLSFGVKGAHIASIARAIIAAGWFGIQCWIGGGAINAVIGVLSPDWAVWAGGIWVSFFLFWACNVWIAYKGSEAIKFMESWGAPILGILSLGLMIWAVAGVNAMGKGIPDILSAKATYAPGKFWSIFLPGLTANIAFWATLALNIPDFSRYAKTQKDQFMGQLLGLPTTMAAFAFVGVFVTGATGIMYGEFIWDPVVVISKIGSPIAAILGAIGIIVATLTTNIAANVVAPANGISNLSPKKISYKMGTLITGVAGVVIMPWKLLETAGAYLFGWLGTYGLFLGPLAGIYVADYYIYRKKSLDLDDLFRGSEGRYWYGNGYNMKAVWTWIISGILPLLGKFIPSLGFFTENGWMIGFLISLIVYPILMKSENTSLVLGTESKEITMGA, translated from the coding sequence ATGGCAGGTAAAGTAAAGACTCAGAGAGAGGTTAACGGACTTTTTGAATTAACTGATAACGCACGTAAAAACCTTAAAAACAATCCATATTACAATGACGACTTGGCACCAACCAAGCTAAGTGAAAGAACATGGGGTACATATCACATAGCTGCACTTTGGATAGGGATGTCGGTTTGCATACCTACTTATATGATGGCATCCAGCCTTATGGCAGCGGGGCTTTCCTGGCTTCAGGCGATTATAAATATAGCATTGGGAAATCTGATAATCCTTATTCCTATGCAGTTGAATTCCCACGCCGGAACAAAATATGGTATTCCATATCCTGTATTTGCACGTTTATCCTTCGGAGTAAAGGGTGCGCACATTGCTTCAATAGCCCGTGCGATAATTGCTGCAGGCTGGTTTGGCATACAGTGCTGGATAGGCGGCGGAGCAATAAATGCGGTCATAGGCGTATTGAGTCCTGATTGGGCAGTTTGGGCCGGCGGGATATGGGTTTCCTTCTTCCTGTTCTGGGCTTGTAATGTATGGATTGCATACAAGGGTTCAGAAGCTATAAAGTTTATGGAATCATGGGGAGCTCCTATATTAGGTATTCTTTCTCTCGGATTGATGATTTGGGCTGTGGCAGGAGTTAATGCCATGGGGAAAGGTATACCCGACATATTAAGCGCAAAGGCAACTTATGCGCCTGGCAAGTTCTGGTCAATATTCCTTCCTGGCTTGACAGCAAATATAGCATTCTGGGCAACGCTCGCTCTTAATATCCCTGATTTCAGCCGCTATGCAAAAACTCAGAAGGACCAGTTCATGGGTCAGCTTCTCGGCTTGCCTACAACAATGGCAGCATTTGCCTTCGTTGGGGTATTTGTAACTGGCGCTACTGGTATAATGTACGGCGAATTCATTTGGGACCCGGTAGTTGTTATTTCTAAGATAGGCAGCCCGATTGCAGCTATTCTTGGCGCAATTGGCATCATAGTTGCGACTTTGACTACTAATATTGCCGCTAACGTAGTTGCCCCGGCAAACGGAATCTCCAACCTGAGCCCAAAGAAAATCAGCTATAAAATGGGCACACTGATTACTGGTGTTGCAGGCGTAGTAATAATGCCTTGGAAGCTTCTGGAGACTGCCGGCGCATACCTTTTCGGCTGGTTGGGGACATATGGATTGTTCCTTGGACCTCTTGCAGGTATATATGTAGCTGACTATTATATTTATAGAAAGAAATCACTCGATCTGGATGACCTTTTCAGAGGCTCGGAAGGACGCTATTGGTACGGAAACGGCTACAATATGAAAGCGGTGTGGACTTGGATAATATCCGGTATTCTTCCATTACTCGGCAAATTTATTCCATCCCTTGGTTTCTTCACAGAAAACGGCTGGATGATTGGATTCCTCATCTCTTTAATTGTTTACCCGATACTTATGAAGAGCGAAAACACTTCCTTGGTATTAGGAACTGAAAGCAAAGAAATTACAATGGGAGCTTAA
- a CDS encoding FAD-dependent oxidoreductase, giving the protein MKEKEYLIESGKAYSPLNAIEEASRCLLCHDAPCSKACPAGTNPEKFIRSIRFRNVKGAIETIREANILGGTCSRVCPYEKLCEEACSRTGIDRTIDIGGLQRYAMDFEKACGMKVLVAPPATLGEIAIIGAGPAGLAAAAGLAMKGCKATIFEAKEKAGGWLTYGIVPSRLPQDIVDYEVDYVKSLGVEFKFNIKVGKDITIDQLKAQGFDAICVAVGLQGAAALDIPGADLKGVKTAAEFLSAAKPANGNVEIPINVVVIGGGDVAMDCATTAKQLGARNVTIVYRRTIAEMPASKTELEFVQKLGVSIIPSFKPAEVIGENGKVKALRAIGLDWKDRNTSEEVTDSVIQLKAELVIQAIGQTPEDISFTGLKAVGKGLVIADNETGKTDIEGIFAFGDIVNGGKTVVEAVARGKAAAEAVEGYLRSKGIGSSTQKEAAAVKEGER; this is encoded by the coding sequence TTGAAGGAGAAGGAGTATTTAATCGAGTCAGGAAAAGCATATTCACCCTTGAACGCAATCGAAGAGGCTTCAAGATGCCTGCTTTGCCATGATGCACCCTGCAGTAAAGCCTGTCCTGCAGGAACGAATCCGGAAAAATTTATAAGGTCAATTCGTTTCAGGAATGTAAAGGGTGCAATAGAGACAATAAGAGAAGCGAATATTCTCGGTGGAACCTGCTCAAGAGTTTGTCCCTATGAGAAGCTTTGCGAAGAAGCTTGCTCAAGAACAGGCATCGACAGGACAATAGATATTGGCGGATTGCAGAGATATGCAATGGACTTTGAAAAAGCTTGCGGAATGAAGGTGCTTGTTGCTCCTCCGGCAACTCTCGGAGAGATTGCAATTATAGGAGCCGGTCCTGCAGGGCTTGCAGCAGCAGCTGGGTTGGCTATGAAGGGCTGTAAGGCGACGATATTTGAAGCGAAAGAAAAGGCCGGAGGTTGGCTGACCTATGGTATCGTTCCTTCAAGATTACCTCAGGACATAGTGGATTATGAGGTAGATTATGTGAAGAGTCTTGGTGTTGAATTCAAATTCAATATCAAAGTCGGCAAGGATATAACAATTGACCAGCTAAAAGCCCAGGGCTTTGATGCAATATGTGTTGCGGTGGGTCTTCAAGGCGCAGCAGCTTTGGATATTCCAGGGGCTGACCTTAAAGGTGTGAAAACAGCAGCTGAGTTCTTGTCAGCTGCAAAGCCTGCAAATGGAAATGTTGAAATACCAATAAATGTAGTAGTAATAGGCGGCGGAGATGTTGCAATGGACTGTGCTACCACTGCCAAGCAGCTGGGAGCAAGGAATGTGACTATAGTATATCGCAGAACTATAGCAGAAATGCCCGCCAGCAAGACTGAACTCGAATTTGTGCAGAAGCTGGGTGTGAGCATAATTCCAAGCTTCAAACCTGCAGAGGTCATCGGAGAGAACGGCAAGGTAAAGGCCCTTAGGGCAATCGGTCTTGATTGGAAGGATAGGAATACTTCAGAGGAGGTGACCGATTCTGTTATACAGCTCAAAGCAGAGCTTGTCATTCAAGCAATCGGACAGACGCCTGAGGACATCTCCTTTACAGGACTCAAGGCGGTCGGTAAAGGACTTGTTATTGCAGACAACGAAACAGGCAAGACGGATATAGAAGGAATATTTGCATTCGGCGATATAGTAAACGGAGGCAAGACAGTTGTAGAGGCTGTTGCCAGAGGTAAAGCAGCAGCAGAAGCCGTTGAAGGTTATCTTAGGAGCAAGGGAATTGGAAGCAGTACCCAAAAAGAGGCAGCTGCAGTGAAAGAAGGTGAAAGATAG
- a CDS encoding aminotransferase class III-fold pyridoxal phosphate-dependent enzyme, with the protein MDQNVIDYGNKVKLDDLAYNLHSWSAQGSLNPLVVTKAEGVYFWDADGKRYTDMSSQLVNLNIGHGNRKVIEAIKEQADKMAFMGPSFAFDCKSEAARKIIEVAPDNMGKVFFTNAGAEANENAIKIAKMYTGKYKIFSRYRSYHGASYGAANLTGEQRRFPSEPGIPGFVKFFDPYLYRAPFPFKYDKEATKYYIGQLREQILYEGPEQVAAIFMETVTGSNGIIIPPDGYLQGVRDLCDEFEIVMVCDEVMAGWGRTGEWFAVNNWNVKPDLITFAKGSTCGYVPLGGVIVSKKISKHFDQNTLWCGLTYSGHPLACAAACATLDVYKEDKLIENSKNMGKVLGEILENLKAKHSSVGDVRYIGLFSGIELVRDKATKAPLVEYGKDPEKIMKKILGMLISEGFWTYTHENIIVVAPPLIINEKQLRDAMVIMDKVLDFVDNVIK; encoded by the coding sequence ATGGATCAGAATGTTATTGATTACGGCAATAAGGTAAAGCTCGATGATTTGGCATACAACCTGCACTCATGGAGTGCGCAGGGTTCATTAAATCCATTGGTTGTAACAAAAGCAGAGGGGGTATACTTCTGGGATGCGGACGGGAAAAGATATACTGATATGTCCTCCCAGCTGGTGAACCTGAATATAGGCCATGGAAACAGGAAAGTCATAGAAGCTATAAAGGAACAGGCGGATAAAATGGCTTTCATGGGGCCATCCTTCGCATTTGATTGCAAGTCTGAAGCAGCGAGGAAGATAATCGAAGTAGCTCCGGACAATATGGGCAAAGTATTTTTCACCAATGCAGGAGCAGAAGCAAATGAGAATGCAATAAAAATAGCCAAGATGTACACGGGCAAGTACAAGATATTCTCAAGATATCGCTCCTACCATGGTGCTTCGTATGGGGCGGCTAACCTTACGGGTGAGCAGAGAAGGTTTCCCAGTGAACCCGGAATCCCCGGCTTTGTAAAATTCTTTGATCCATATTTGTATAGGGCTCCATTCCCATTCAAGTATGACAAGGAAGCAACAAAGTACTATATAGGGCAGCTTAGGGAGCAGATACTGTACGAAGGACCAGAGCAAGTGGCAGCAATATTCATGGAGACTGTAACGGGCAGCAACGGCATTATAATCCCGCCGGACGGATACCTGCAGGGAGTGAGAGACCTGTGTGATGAGTTTGAGATTGTTATGGTATGTGATGAGGTTATGGCAGGCTGGGGAAGAACTGGAGAATGGTTTGCTGTCAACAATTGGAACGTAAAACCGGACCTTATTACCTTTGCGAAGGGCTCGACCTGCGGATATGTACCGCTGGGCGGAGTAATAGTAAGCAAGAAAATTTCAAAGCACTTCGACCAGAACACACTGTGGTGCGGATTGACCTACAGCGGACATCCTCTGGCATGTGCAGCAGCGTGTGCAACCCTTGATGTATACAAGGAAGATAAGCTTATAGAAAACAGTAAGAATATGGGCAAGGTGCTTGGGGAGATACTCGAGAATCTGAAAGCAAAGCACTCCTCTGTCGGAGATGTAAGATATATAGGCCTTTTCTCCGGCATAGAGCTTGTCAGGGACAAGGCAACAAAGGCGCCTCTGGTAGAGTATGGCAAAGACCCGGAGAAAATAATGAAGAAGATACTGGGAATGCTTATAAGCGAAGGGTTCTGGACATATACCCATGAGAACATCATTGTTGTAGCTCCTCCGCTGATAATAAACGAAAAGCAGCTTCGTGACGCGATGGTGATTATGGATAAAGTGTTGGATTTTGTTGATAACGTAATTAAATAG
- a CDS encoding DUF1003 domain-containing protein codes for MDKDDLKDLIISDEAERENQIHELIKGKRSLNINKELCKTLTLGERMADKIAKFAGSWSFLIVFGGVILIWTIVNTKFILDGPFDPYPYVFLNLILACISSVQAPIIMMSQNRESQKERLRSENDYLINLKSEIILEDLHIKIDEIIKEQGLLKNELKDIKMEMDKTNGRLCNDTNGKSDTSGKEPGLYS; via the coding sequence ATGGATAAAGATGACCTGAAGGACTTGATAATCTCCGATGAAGCAGAAAGGGAGAATCAGATTCATGAGCTTATTAAGGGGAAGCGGTCATTGAACATTAATAAGGAGCTCTGCAAAACACTGACTCTTGGTGAAAGGATGGCTGACAAGATAGCCAAATTTGCTGGAAGCTGGTCCTTTCTTATAGTGTTCGGGGGTGTTATTTTAATCTGGACTATAGTAAACACCAAATTCATACTTGATGGGCCTTTCGATCCTTACCCATATGTATTTTTGAATCTTATACTTGCCTGTATATCATCAGTGCAGGCACCAATAATCATGATGAGCCAGAACAGGGAATCACAAAAAGAAAGACTTCGCTCAGAAAATGACTATCTCATTAACCTCAAATCCGAAATAATACTTGAGGATCTGCATATTAAGATAGACGAAATAATAAAGGAGCAAGGCCTATTGAAAAACGAGCTCAAAGATATTAAGATGGAAATGGATAAGACTAATGGAAGGTTGTGTAATGATACTAATGGGAAAAGCGATACCAGTGGAAAAGAACCAGGACTATACAGTTGA
- the preA gene encoding NAD-dependent dihydropyrimidine dehydrogenase subunit PreA: MAKRKDLSLDFCGIKCENPFFLSSSPVGSNYDMCKKALESGWGGIFYKTVGYWIPQECSPRFDATRKEGTPFIGFKNMEMISDKPTEKNLEMIAKLKKDFPDKVIAVSIMGENEEEWSKLSKVVTEAGADILECNFSCPQMTTSAMGSDVGTNTELVEKYSAAVKNATNLPVLAKMTPNITTMEVAAHAAMRGGATGIAAINTIKSITEVDLDNFTCLPIVNGKSSISGYSGKAIKPIALRFIAQMAKDSALKGVPLSGIGGIETWEDALEFLLVGASNIQVTTAIMQYGYRIVEDMIIGLSYWMEEKDISNLSEIVGAALPNIIPAEEIERDFKVFPKYSNEKCIGCGRCYISCYDGGHQAIDWDGDNRKPLLNEEKCVGCGLCWIVCPIEKCVTPDKRQFHSFGIPREINVIAKKL, from the coding sequence ATGGCAAAACGTAAAGATTTATCTTTGGATTTTTGTGGTATAAAATGTGAGAACCCGTTTTTCCTATCTTCTTCACCGGTAGGCAGTAACTATGACATGTGTAAAAAGGCATTGGAAAGCGGTTGGGGCGGAATATTCTACAAAACAGTAGGCTACTGGATTCCTCAGGAATGCTCGCCTCGTTTTGATGCTACCCGTAAAGAGGGAACTCCTTTCATAGGCTTTAAGAACATGGAAATGATATCGGATAAGCCAACCGAGAAAAACCTTGAAATGATAGCAAAGCTAAAAAAAGACTTCCCTGATAAGGTAATAGCGGTATCTATCATGGGTGAAAACGAAGAAGAATGGTCTAAATTGTCCAAGGTCGTTACAGAAGCAGGGGCAGATATTCTTGAATGCAACTTTTCCTGTCCGCAGATGACCACAAGTGCAATGGGCTCAGATGTCGGAACAAATACAGAATTGGTTGAGAAGTACTCTGCAGCTGTTAAAAATGCGACAAATCTTCCGGTATTGGCAAAAATGACACCGAACATCACTACAATGGAAGTCGCTGCTCATGCTGCAATGAGAGGCGGTGCAACGGGTATTGCAGCTATAAATACAATTAAGAGCATTACTGAAGTAGATTTAGACAATTTCACATGCCTTCCAATAGTAAACGGAAAGTCATCTATATCAGGTTATTCAGGAAAGGCTATAAAGCCCATCGCACTTAGATTTATAGCACAGATGGCCAAGGATTCTGCGCTTAAGGGTGTGCCGCTAAGCGGTATAGGCGGGATTGAAACCTGGGAAGATGCCCTTGAATTCTTACTTGTAGGAGCATCCAATATTCAGGTAACAACTGCGATAATGCAGTATGGCTATAGGATTGTTGAAGACATGATCATCGGATTATCCTATTGGATGGAGGAAAAGGACATTAGCAATCTCTCGGAAATTGTTGGTGCAGCGTTGCCGAATATTATTCCGGCAGAAGAGATAGAACGTGACTTTAAGGTTTTTCCGAAATACAGCAATGAAAAATGTATCGGCTGCGGGCGCTGCTATATTTCCTGCTATGATGGCGGACATCAGGCCATAGACTGGGATGGTGACAACAGGAAGCCTCTGCTTAACGAGGAGAAGTGCGTAGGCTGCGGTCTTTGCTGGATAGTATGCCCAATCGAAAAGTGTGTAACACCTGACAAGCGTCAGTTCCATAGCTTCGGCATACCACGGGAAATAAATGTAATAGCAAAGAAGCTATGA